In one window of Streptomyces griseus subsp. griseus DNA:
- a CDS encoding ABC transporter permease, translated as MSAYTALSQAGYRAYTRDRTTLFFTFAFPLIFLVVFGLIFHGQTVEESGKPYINYIAPGVLSWGVGNAAVFGVGFVLMQWRRDDILRLIRMTPTPVSAVLASRYVLALAIGAVQAVLFVAVALLPSFGLQLDGRWPLALPVLVLGITAFLALGVIVGSYARTPEAVAAVANCLMIPMAFLSGSFFPLDAMPQWMQSLSRVLPLRYLNDGVSGALTGGGTLTDIGVACAVLAGFALVLGAVALKTFRWSDKT; from the coding sequence ATGAGCGCCTACACCGCGCTGAGCCAGGCCGGATACCGGGCCTACACCCGCGACCGCACCACCCTCTTCTTCACCTTCGCCTTCCCCCTGATCTTCCTCGTCGTCTTCGGGCTGATCTTCCACGGCCAGACCGTCGAGGAGAGCGGCAAGCCCTACATCAACTACATCGCGCCCGGCGTCCTGTCCTGGGGCGTCGGCAACGCCGCCGTCTTCGGTGTCGGGTTCGTCCTCATGCAGTGGCGGCGCGACGACATCCTCCGGCTGATCCGGATGACGCCCACGCCCGTCTCGGCCGTGCTCGCCTCGCGCTATGTGCTGGCGCTCGCCATCGGAGCCGTACAGGCGGTGCTGTTCGTAGCGGTTGCTCTACTGCCCTCCTTCGGACTCCAGTTGGACGGCCGCTGGCCGCTCGCCCTGCCGGTGCTGGTGCTCGGGATCACCGCGTTCCTCGCGCTCGGGGTCATCGTCGGCAGCTACGCGAGGACCCCGGAGGCGGTCGCCGCCGTCGCCAACTGCCTGATGATCCCGATGGCGTTCCTCTCCGGTTCGTTCTTCCCGCTGGACGCCATGCCGCAGTGGATGCAGAGCCTCTCCCGCGTCCTGCCGCTGCGCTACCTCAACGACGGGGTATCCGGCGCGCTGACCGGCGGCGGCACTCTGACGGACATCGGCGTCGCCTGTGCGGTGCTCGCCGGATTCGCCCTCGTCCTCGGCGCGGTGGCGCTGAAGACCTTCCGCTGGAGCGACAAGACATGA
- a CDS encoding ABC transporter ATP-binding protein, whose product MTSTAPRTPHDPPAEPAAGPAAVALADVHKTYGATRAVDGVSLTVARGEFFGLLGPNGAGKTTLVEIMEGQRRADSGRVAVLGESPWPRNTALLPRLGVQTQSSAFFVRLTAREHLVTMAALYRCDAAAAERALASVGLTEQGDTRVDDLSGGQRQRLAIASALVHDPELIFLDEPTAALDPQARRSLWQVLRDLKGAGRTIVYTTHHLDEAEALCDRVAIMVEGRVAALDSPGRLIAASSPTTRLLVPADRLTPAQARAIPGVDRVTEEGGSIVLETLTSGQVLAAVDEIAGLQGVQTRTASLEDVYLALTGTGAPQP is encoded by the coding sequence ATGACGTCCACCGCCCCCCGCACCCCGCACGACCCCCCGGCGGAACCGGCCGCCGGACCCGCCGCCGTGGCCCTGGCCGACGTCCACAAGACGTACGGCGCCACCCGGGCCGTCGACGGGGTCTCGCTGACCGTCGCCCGCGGGGAGTTCTTCGGGCTGCTCGGGCCCAACGGGGCGGGCAAGACCACCCTCGTCGAGATCATGGAGGGGCAGCGGCGCGCCGACTCCGGCAGGGTGGCGGTCCTGGGCGAGAGCCCCTGGCCGCGCAACACCGCCCTGCTGCCCCGGCTCGGCGTACAGACCCAGAGCTCCGCGTTCTTCGTCCGGCTGACCGCCCGCGAACACCTGGTCACCATGGCCGCCCTCTACCGGTGCGACGCGGCCGCCGCCGAGCGGGCCCTCGCCTCCGTCGGCCTCACCGAGCAGGGGGACACCCGGGTCGACGACCTCTCGGGCGGCCAGCGGCAGCGGCTCGCCATCGCCTCCGCCCTCGTCCACGACCCCGAGCTGATCTTCCTGGACGAGCCGACCGCCGCCCTCGACCCGCAGGCCCGCCGTTCGCTCTGGCAGGTGCTCCGGGACCTCAAGGGCGCGGGCCGCACCATCGTCTACACCACCCACCACCTGGACGAGGCCGAGGCGCTCTGCGACCGGGTCGCGATCATGGTCGAGGGCAGGGTCGCGGCCCTGGACAGCCCCGGCCGGCTCATCGCCGCCTCCAGCCCCACCACCCGGCTCCTGGTCCCGGCCGACCGCCTCACGCCCGCGCAGGCCCGCGCCATCCCGGGCGTGGACCGGGTCACCGAGGAGGGCGGCTCCATCGTGCTAGAGACCCTCACCTCGGGCCAGGTGCTGGCCGCCGTCGACGAGATCGCCGGGCTCCAGGGCGTACAGACCAGGACGGCGAGCCTGGAGGACGTGTACCTGGCGCTGACCGGGACCGGAGCCCCACAGCCGTAA
- a CDS encoding peptidase M50: protein MSAPGASGVSGASAGLAAYRPELRPRVLLSDPLLDGAATVHLIKDTGSGNSFKVGAKEHFLIARMDGERSLAEIGEEYAGEYGRRLGDAHWQQILTMLGTKGLLAGTPAPRVPVVADEPRTLLRGTLPLVADADATTARLHRVFGFLLTPWAMVPLLVLIVAMEAAVASRTGELLIAVRELFTNPVLLTGTAILLWLSTALHELAHGVVARHYGGQVAEIGLRWRLPVVIMYCTVDNYLYLARRRHRIATAVAGAVMNLLFLLPFCGLWLFAPLDDATHEALAALLLLGSVQAFAMLVPLPPLDGYRIASQLAGATGLAASAGGYLRLALRRSPEASAYPRRARIAYPAYALGTVLVLAAVVAAVVAGAHHLLTT from the coding sequence ATGAGTGCGCCCGGGGCTTCCGGGGTGTCCGGGGCTTCTGCCGGGCTCGCCGCCTACCGGCCCGAGCTGCGGCCCCGTGTCCTGCTCAGCGATCCGCTGCTCGACGGCGCCGCGACCGTCCACCTCATCAAGGACACCGGGAGCGGCAACTCCTTCAAGGTCGGCGCCAAGGAGCACTTCCTCATCGCCCGGATGGACGGCGAGCGGAGCCTCGCGGAGATCGGTGAGGAGTACGCGGGGGAGTACGGGCGGCGGCTGGGCGACGCGCACTGGCAGCAGATCCTCACCATGCTCGGGACGAAGGGGCTGCTGGCCGGAACGCCCGCCCCCAGGGTCCCCGTTGTCGCGGATGAACCCCGCACCCTCCTGCGCGGCACCCTCCCCCTGGTCGCCGACGCCGACGCCACCACCGCCCGCCTCCACCGGGTCTTCGGCTTCCTGCTCACACCGTGGGCGATGGTGCCGCTGCTGGTGCTGATCGTGGCGATGGAGGCGGCCGTCGCCAGCCGCACCGGTGAACTCCTCATCGCTGTCCGGGAATTGTTCACCAACCCGGTCCTGCTGACCGGTACGGCCATCCTGCTCTGGCTGAGCACCGCCCTCCACGAGCTGGCCCACGGCGTGGTGGCCCGGCACTACGGCGGGCAGGTCGCGGAGATCGGGCTGCGGTGGCGGCTGCCCGTCGTCATCATGTACTGCACCGTCGACAACTACCTCTATCTGGCGCGCCGTCGGCACCGCATCGCCACCGCTGTCGCGGGCGCGGTGATGAACCTCCTCTTCCTGCTGCCCTTCTGCGGACTGTGGCTCTTCGCCCCGCTGGACGACGCCACGCACGAGGCGCTCGCCGCGCTGCTGCTCCTCGGCAGCGTCCAGGCGTTCGCGATGCTCGTGCCGCTGCCGCCGCTGGACGGCTACAGAATCGCGAGCCAGCTCGCCGGGGCCACCGGTCTCGCCGCCTCCGCCGGCGGCTACCTGCGGCTCGCGCTGCGCCGCTCCCCGGAGGCGTCGGCCTACCCCCGCCGCGCCCGAATCGCTTATCCGGCCTATGCGTTGGGCACGGTGCTTGTTCTCGCCGCTGTGGTCGCGGCGGTCGTCGCGGGCGCCCATCATCTGCTGACAACCTGA